DNA from Deltaproteobacteria bacterium HGW-Deltaproteobacteria-18:
GGCGATGGTGGATCTGGAGCGCGACGATCCGGGAGCGGCCCTGGACAACCTGCACAAGGCCATGGACGGTCGCGTCCTCTCCTCCCGCGAGGCCGCCCTGCACCTGCTGCGTGCCCGGGCCCTGTGGCGGCAGGATCGGCGCGAGGAGGCCAGGCAGGCGGTGGACGCCTTCATCGGACTGGGCGGACGCCTTGACGGCGGCCAGTCCGACGGGGATGCAAAGTCGGCCCGATCAGATAAAAGCGGGACCAGAGCATGAACGCATTCGCCATAGCCCGCTCGGCCGTGGGCATGATCACAAGGCACAACGACCTGTCCATCGTCGCCCTGCTGGTCATCGTGGTGGGGCTCATGATTCTGCCCCTGCCCACCCCCTTGGTGGATGCCTTCATCGGCCTGAACATGGCCTTGTCTTTCATCATGCTCATGATGTCCATGTACGTGCGCACGGCCTTGGACTTTTCAGTCTTTCCGACCATGCTGCTTTTCACCACCCTGTTCCGGGTGGGTCTCAACATCACCACCACTCGCCTCATCCTCCTTCAGGCCGACGCGGGCGAGATCATCTTCACCTTCGGTGACTTTGCCCTGGGCGGGAATTTCGTTGTCGGTGCCGTGGTATTCCTCATTTTGACCATCGTGCAGTTCCTGGTCATCGCCAAGGGCGCCGAGCGAGTGGCCGAGGTCGGGGCCCGCTTCACCCTGGACGCCATGCCGGGCAAGCAGATGTCCATTGACGCGGACATGCGCGCCGGGGTCATCGATATGACCGAGGCCCAGTCCCGTCGCCAGCGCGTGAGCCAGGAAAGCCAGATGTACGGCGCCATGGACGGAGCCATGAAATTCGTCAAGGGCGACAGCATCGCAGGCATGATCATCGCCGTGGTCAACATCGTCGGTGGGACCATCATCGGCATTTCCCAAAATGGAATGACGGCCGGAGAGGCATTGCACGTCTATGGCATCCTGACCATCGGCGACGGCCTGGTCTCCCAGATTCCGTCCCTGCTGGTGTCCATCTCGGCCGGCGTCCTCATCACCCGCACCGGCGACTCCGAAGTCAACGTCGGCACTCAGATCGGCGAGCAGCTCTTCAACCAGCCCAAGGCCCTGCTTATGGCCGGAGGCCTGGTATTCCTTTTTGGCCTTATTCCCGGGTTTCCAAAACCACAGCTTTTCGCCCTGGCCGCGTGTCTGGGGGGGCTTGGCTACGTGCTGCGCCGCATCAGCCTGCTGCCTCAGACCCATGACGCCCGCGCCGAGCTGACCAGGTCGCTCAAGCCTTCGGCTACGCCCAGAAAGTCGGGCAAGCCCTTGCCGGGCGGACAGCGCGACGAGTTCGCACCGACAGTGCCCATCATCCTCGACATCTCCGAGGACATGGGTGACAGCCTCGACTACGACTCCCTCAACGAGGAGCTGGCGACCCTGCGTCGGGCCCTGTATTTTGACCTGGGCGTGCCCTTTCCGGGCATCAACATTCGCCCCAACCCCGGCCTGGAAGATCTGAGCTATTCCCTGCACGTCAACGAGATCCCCATGTCGCGGGGGAAGCTGGAAAGGGGCATGGTTCTGGTCCGGGATACGCGCGAGAATCTGCGGATGCTTGGCGTGGACGTGAAGGAGGGCGAGCGCTTCCTGCCCGACGTGGAGCCTCTGTGGGTGCCTGCGGCCCAGAGTCCGAGCCTGGCCCGCGTGGGCATCTCCTGCATGAGCCATCCGCGTATTCTGGCCTACCACCTGTCCCTGATCCTTTCGCGCCACGCGTCTTCCTTCCTGGGCCTTCAGGAGACCAAGTACCTCCTGGACCGCATGGAGGAACGCGCTCCGGATCTGGTGCGCGAGGCCACTCGCCTCATGCCTACCCAGCGCATCGCCGAGATATTCCAGCGCCTGGTGCAGGAACAGGTCTCCATCCGCGACCTGCGCGGCATCCTGGAGGCACTGGTGGAATGGAGCCCCAAGGAGAAGGACGCGGTCATGCTCGCGGAGTACGTGCGCACGGCCCTCAAACGCCAGATCAGCTATATGTACTCAAAAGGGCAGAACATGCTGCCGGCCATTCTCATGGAGCCTGCAGTGGAGGAGACTATCCGCAAAGCCATCCGGCAGACATCCGCAGGCGCGTTTTTGGCCCTGGACCCGGAGACCACCCAGCGTTTCATGAAGGCCGTGGGCGAGGCCGCCGGCAGGTACAAGACCAGCACCCAGAAGCCCGTTCTGGTGGTCTCCATGGACATCCGCCGGTATGTGCGTCGGCTCATCGAGGGGGAACACTACGGCTTGGCAGTGGTGTCGTACCAGGAGATCACGCCGGAGATTTCGGTCCAGCCCGTGAACAGGATACGCCTGTAGGGCAAGGCCCCGGGGCCGTCGTCAACTTCCAAAGGAGAGGTGATGGAAGTCACTGCCATTAACTATGCCGTTCAGGCCCTGTACCTGGTGCTCATGCTCTCGTTGCCGCCCATCGTGGTCGCCTCGGTCGTGGGCATCATCTTCAGCCTGATCCAGGCCATCACCCAGCTTCAGGAGCAGACCCTGTCTTTTGGCGTCAAGCTCATCGCGGTCATCGCGACCTTGTTCGTGATGGGTGGCTGGCTGAGTGGTCAGATTTTGCGATACGCTACTGAAATCTTTAATAATTTTTATCTGTTGTGATGGGTAAAAGGGGGGGCGGATGAATCTGGAATCCCTCTTTCAGGAACTCCGCGTCATGGACCATCTGCTGGCTGTGCTTCTGGGCATGCCGCGCCTGTTCATGATCATACAGACGGTTCCGTTCCTGGGCGGCTCCATTGTCACCGGCCAGATCCGCGTGGCCGTTGCCTTTGCCTGCTATATGTTCATCCATCCCATGGTTCTTGATCAGCTTGATGTGCCCCAGGTCCTGACCATGGGCGTCATGGGACAATTGACCCTTGTTTTGCTCAAGGAGAGCCTGATCGGTTTCCTCCTGGGTTTTCTAGCCGGGATGCTGTTTTGGGCCGTGCAATGCGCGGGCTTCTTCATCGACAACCAGCGAGGTGCGTCCATGGCCTCGGGCGCCGACCCCCTGTCCGGGGAGGAGACCTCTCCGCTGGGTTCTCTGCTTTTTCAGTGCGCGGTATATCTGTTTTTTTCCGGCGGCGCCTTCCTGACCTTTCTCTCTCTGGTCTACTCCAGCTACGAGATTTGGCCGGTGGCCTCACTGCTGCCCGCCGGTTTGTTCGAGCGCGGCGCGGATGTACCCCTGTTCTTCGCCGGCCGTGTGGCTTGGCTCATGAGCACCATGATTCTGCTCTCGGCTCCTATCGTTGCCGCCTGCCTGCTCACGGACATGTCTTTGGGCCTCATCAACCGCTTCGCGGCGCAGCTCAACGTGTATATTCTGGGAATGCCCATCAAGAGCGCCTTGGCGGCCTTTCTCCTGTTCGTGTCCTTTGGGCTTCTCATGTCCCAGATCGGAGGGCTTTTCGCCACCATTGGCAACGACCTGGCAATGCTGCGGATTTTGTTCCATGAGTGAGAAGACCGAACAACCCACGGCAAAGCGCCTGCGGGAAGCACGGGAAAAGGGCGACGTCTGCAAGAGCCAGGACGTGCCGGCGGCCATGTCCGTGCTTGCCATCGCCGTGTATCTTTCGGCCATGAGCGACTCCATCTACGAGACCCTCTCGACCATGACGGAGGTGCCCATGATCGTCATGAGCCTGCCCTTCGAGCAGGCCCTGCCCCTGGCCGCCGACGTCACGGTGGCGTGCTTCCTGAAGCTGGTTCTGCCCCTCATAGGCTTGGTCATGGCTACCTCCATCGCGTCCAACCTGGCGCAGGTAGGTGTCCTTTTCGCTTTCAAGGGCGCCATGCCCAAGCTTGAGAACATCAGTCCCTCCAAGTGGTTCCAGAAGGTTTTTTCCATCAAGAACGCCGTGGAGTTCCTCAAGAACATACTTAAAGTCGTGGTTCTGTCCTGGGTGGTCTGGTTGATCATGTCCGAGCACCTGAAGACCCTCTTCACCATCCCCAACGGCAACATCGGGCACCTTTGGTCGGTGCTGGGCGCGGCCATGCACGACCTGCTCTACGCCGCTGCCGGTGCTTTCTGCGTCATTGCCGCCGTGGACTACCTCTTCCAGCGCTGGCAGTACAACAAACAGCACATGATGAGTAAAGACGAGGTCAAACGTGAGTACAAAGAGATGGAGGGCGATCCCATGATCAAGGGCAAGCGCAAGCAACTGCATCAGGAGCTGCTTGCGCAGAACACCTTGGGCAACGTGCGCAAGGCCAAGGTGCTCGTGACCAACCCGACCCATTTTGCAGTGGCCCTTGATTACGAGAAGGACAAGACGCCCCTGCCGATCATTCTGGCCAAGGGTGAGGGCCTGCTGGCCCAGCGCATGATAGAGATCGCCCAGGAGGAGGGCATTCCGATCATGCAGAACGTTCCCCTGGCGCGCGCCCTCTTTGAGACGGGCACGGAAAACGCCTACATCCCCAAGGACCTTATCGGGCCCGTGGCCGAGGTGCTGCGCTGGGTGCAGAGTCTCGGAGCCGGCGGTGCTCGCAGCAGATAACTTAAGGTAGCATTAATGATTTACGAGAAAAAATTTTTGAATACGCTCATTTCCCTTTGCGACGACCTGGCCTGGGGCCGCCCGGCCAGCGAGGAGCAACTCTTCGACCTGACCCGTCCGGGGGCTGGCCCCGAGGACTACGTTCGCCTGGCCGAGGCCTTCGGCATGATGCTCGTCAAGGTCGAGGGGCGGGAATTTCACCGCGACGAACTCATTTCCGAACTCAAGGCCCGTAACGCGGAGCTGGAGGAGACCCGGGCCCTGCTGGCACAGCGCAACCGGCACCTCATGCAGACCGTGCAGGACGCCTACCAGCCCCGGCGGATCATCGGCAGTTCCGAGGGTATGCGCCGTGTCGTGGAGCTGGCCCTGTCCATCGCCAGACGGCCCATCAACACCGTGATCCTTGGCCCCACGGGTGCGGGCAAGGAGGTCGTCGCAAAGATGGTGCACTACAATTCGCCGCGTCGTGAGGGGCCCTTTGTGGCCGTTAACTGTTCGGCCATCCCCGAGAATCTTTTCGAAAGCGAGATGTTCGGCATTGAGAAGGGGGCGGCTTCGGGCGTGGGGTTCAGGCGCGGTCTGGTGGAGGAGGCCAGCGGCGGCACACTTTTCCTGGACGAGGTCGGCGAGATGAGCCTGGCACATCAGGCAAAATTTCTGCGCGTGCTGGAGGAGCAGGAGGTGCAACGCGTGGGGCGCAACAAACCGCTCCCCGTGGATATCAAGGTCATCGCTGCGACCAACGCCAGCCTGGAGGAGGCTGTTCGTGAGGGGCGTTTCAGGTCGGATTTGTACTACCGAATCAGCGTGGCGGAGATTCGTTTGCCTCCCTTGTGCGAGCGCGGCGACGACATACTGCTCCTGGCCCAGCATTTCCTGGAGGAGCATTGTGCGCGTATGGGCCGTCACCGCCTGATCCTGGCCGCAGGAACCCGGGAGGCGCTTCTGGCCTATTCCTGGCCCGGCAACGTGCGCGAACTGGGCAATGAAATGGAACGGGCCGCCTCCCTCACTGTGGGCGACCGTGTTGAAGCGGCGGATCTATCATCCCGCATTACGGCTACGGTTCCTCGCCGTGTTGCTGTGACCTCGCTTACGGCAAACATTTCTGCGGCGGAAAACCCTGCCTGCGGCGCAGTGGCCTTCAGCGACAATGATCCGGCTCCGGCCCAAGGACCGTTCGAAAAAGGCACGGCGGACCTCAACCTGCAACTTGTCGAGCGCTGGGTGGTCACCGAAGCCCTGAACCGTTGCGCGGGCAACAAGACCAGGGCCGCCGAACTGCTCGGCATCACCCGTGAGGGTCTGCGCAAAAAACTGCAGCGCATCGGGATGACGGAGCAGCCATGATCCTGTCCCTGCGCACCAAGCTCTTTTCCCTGGTAGTTGCGGCCATCGCCTTGGCGGCGGTGCCTATCATCCTGCTGACCTTCCGTGAGATCAACGACATGAGCCTGAGGCGCGAGCGGGAGTCCTTCGGCAACGCGGTGGTCCTGGTCGAAGACAACATCGGCTCCCGCTACTTGAGCCTGCTGGCCAATAATATTCTGGGCGTGATGCAGCACAAGAACCAGTTGCGGCAAATGGCCATCCTGACCCGGACCACCTGGCTCGACATGGAAGGCTTGCCCGACGGGGCGGGGGAACGGGTCATCGGCAGTTGGGCTCGTCCCTTGCTCGGTTTCGGCCTGCATCTCGACCTGTTCGAGGCGTCGGGGGCGCGCATCCTAGGCAGCCCCCTGATCCGAGAACTGGCCATGGATCCCGAACGTACGGATCTCAAGGGCCGCCCTATCGCGACCATGATGCGTCATGATCGGTTGCCTGCCGACGGGATGTTCGCTGTTTTTGGCCTGGATCAGGATTTGACGGGCGTGCTGCCAGGCGCTCCCGGCCCGCTGCTCGTCTATTTTCTCCCCGTGCCCGAACGCGAGGCCGTCATCGCGCTGGCCATGCAGCTTTCGGATATGCAAAAAGAGGCGGCCGGCACGGAGCGGCAGATCGCCGACAGCACCCAGGAGAAGTTCGATTCCCTGGAATTGCACGAGAACGGCTTTTTGGCCCTGATTTCCGGCGATAGCCGGATTCTTGCCTTCAAGGGCAATCCCATGGGTCGCGAAGAAGGGTTCATCCCCCGCGAGGGCCTGGATCAGGCCCGGGAGAAGGGGTTTGTGGATTTTACGGATCAGGGGGCGGGGGACGGTTCGCGGGTCTTCCGCATTGCCCACTTCAAAGCCCTGGACTGGTACATTGTGGCTGCCGTGCCCCGGGACGAGATGGAAGCGCCGGCCAGGACTCTGTTGCGTCGCATGGTCGCCTTCGCCATGGGCTCGGCGGTGCTGAGCGTATTGGGCATGCTTTTGGTCACTGCCCGGCTCATCAAGCCATTGCGCACTCTGACTGGCCAGGCCAAGGTCCTGGCCGGCATCGACCTTACCCAGGCCACTTCTGTCCGCGATGCCGGAGATTCACCTCTTCTCGCCCTGGCGCGGGAACTGCCCGTGGGACAGCGCGATGAGGTCGGTACCCTGGCTGCGGCATTTGGGGATATGGGTCGGGCCCTGGATCAGAACATCCGTACTCTCATGGAGACCACCACGATCAAACAGCGCATGGAGGGTGAACTGAACGCCGCCCGCGACATACAGATGGGCATCCTGCCCGCTGCAGATGCACCGGCCCATCCCGATTGCCTGGTGGCCTCGTTTCTGGAACCGGCAAAGGAGGTCGGTGGGGATCTGTTCGATTTTTTCCAGGTGTCGGACGGCAGGCAAGCCATCATCATCGGCGACGTATCCGACAAAGGCGTCCCGGCGGCCCTGTTCATGTCCATGACCGTGACCCTGGTCCGCTTCGCCCTGGCCCAGATCTCGGACCCGGCCGAGGTCATGACCCGCATCAACGACAGATTGAGTGAGAATAATCCGGGCTGTATGTTCGTGACGCTTTTTATCGGTATCTTCGACCCGGCCACGGGTGAGTTGGAATATGCCAACGGCGGGCACTGCCAGCCTCTGGTCACAGGCCAGGACGGATCCGTGCGCGCCATCGAGGGCATGAGCGGGCCCGTGGTGGGCGCCATGGGCGGCCTCCCCTATGAACTGCACCGGACTGTGCTGGGCGCGGGGGAGACCTGTTTGTTGTACTCCGACGGAGTGTCCGAGGCCATGGATGAGGAGCGGCGTCTGTTCGGGGAGGATCGTGTCGAAGCATTGCTCGCAGCGCACGCCGGCGACACCCCGGAAAAGATCCTGCGGCATGTGTACGAGGCCATTGAGGCTCATCGCGGGAATGCAGCCCAGTCCGACGACATCACCATGCTCTGCTTTACCCGCAGAAACTAAAAAGGTTCTGGGACGATCAGGATTGGGGCTTCACTGTCACCCCGTTCCAGCGCGAGGCGAAGCGTTCCAGGGCTGACTCCCAGCCTGGTGTACGTTCCCCGAAGGGGATGTAGTCCTGATACCATGAGGCCAGGCTCAGGGGCAGGACATCGGCCAGGGTCAGCTGCGAGATGCGGTTCAGATGCGCGCGGGTGAGGCCTCCGGCGGCGGCCAGTTCCACGCTGCCGGCCGGGCGGAGGCCCATGTCCTCGATCTGCACGGTCAGGGGCAGAGCCGCCAGGCACCGATCTGGGAGGTGGACGCGCAGGGGCGACCCGGCTACCTCCATGGCCGACGCCACGCCCCGGATCATGGCCGGGAGGTATTCCGCCAGAAAGATGCCTCCGAAGCAGCGCAGCCCATGGTCCAGGGTCAGGCTCATGTACGAAGTGAAAAGGCTCGGCACGATGCTTCCGGCGGCCAGGGCGTCGCGCAGGGCCGCAGGCCGCAGGGGAATGCACGTGTCCCCGAATCCGAGGCCGGCTTTGCCCGAAGGCGTCGCGCACAGACGCAGGGGGCAGCGTCGGCCTTTTTCGTCGGCCATCCAGAAGAAAACCGTGCCGGCCCTGCCCGTGCGCCCAAGGGCCAGACCGTTGATGGCCTCGGTTCGCCAGCATCCGCGCACCCCGGCCAGCGTGCCGAGAATCAGGGTGCGTACCTGCGGGTCGAAAAGAATCCGGTGCATCACCGATCCCTCATCCTCCAGATCCTGCCCGAGCAGCCTTGTCACCAGGGCTTCCATCTCCAGATAGATCACCTTGGCGTGCCTGGCCTGGCTGTAGCGCTCTGCGCATAGCGATGCGTTCACGCTGGCGACCTGTGCGCTGAACGTAGGCTGGTCCAGCACGTCGGGGCGCAGTACGTGCCCGTCCATGATGGCGTCCACGGCTTCACGCTCCCAGTGCAGCAGCGGAGGTCGCCCTTTATGCAGCCACAGGGCGCGCATGGCGCGCAGCTGCTTCATCGTCAGGGCGGGTGAACGGCTGGCCATCACGTCCTGCAGGGCACTGGGAAAGAAGGGCAGGTGTACGTGTGCTATACCCTCGGCGTCCCGGCGCGAGAGCATGAGTCCCCGTGGGTAGGTCTGGCTCTGCAGGGAAACGCTGGAGCAGGACAGGACAGGAACGACCGGTCCGATATCTGCTTCCACCGGCTCGGAAGCGAGATCCCCCAGTGCGAAGAAATGGATGGCCTGGACCATCTCCGGAAAGCACTCCACCCCGTGGTAATTGGCGGCCAGTATCGACGAGTTGGCTGAAAGCCGCTGGGCCAGAGCTCCTGCAGCCGCGTCGCCGAGCACCGGAGCGGTCATGGATCGCGCCGCCGCGAGCAGGGCGCTGGAGACGGTTTGCTGCCCAGCTTGGCCGGACGGGTTTTCTGCAAAGCTGGCTGCGATCTGGCCCAGCGGGGCATCGCCCCACTGGCGCAGCAGGGGGGGCAGGTGCGGGAGCTTGGCCCACAGCGGGGCCATCAGGGGAAGGGAGATAAGTTCGTTCATGGCCGTGCGCCCAGTTCCGCGTTCCTTGACGGCTGATGACGGCTGGCCACGGCGAAGGCCAGGCTCATGGCGGCCAGTCCAATGGCCATGACGCCCAGGCCCGCGTTGCGGCCCCAGACGGCAATGATGATACCGAGGCTCACGGGCCCCAAGACCTGTCCGAGCCGTTCGACGACGTTGTATAAGCCCATGGCCCGGGCCGCGCCGTAGCGCTCCGTGGCGGGCAATTCCAAGGCGTAGGCGCCCTGGGCGTTGGAAAGGATGGCGTTGGACAGGCCGAGCAGCGTGACAGCGAGGGTCGCGGCGGCGATGCCGTCCAAAGCCATGAGAGCCCCTACGCTCACGGCTGCGACGAGCCCGGCCAGGGCCAGGTGACGGTATTTGCGGTCCGAACGGTCCACGATGCGACCGAAAAGAGGGCCGAGATAGACGATGACCAGGGGGAAGATCATGGTCACGCGGCCGATGTCGGCCGGACTGGCCCCGCCCTGGTTCAGGGACACGGGCACGAAGAACTGGAAGAGGCACACGGTGACGAACGCGCCAGGTACGATGTTGAGGAACAGCAGCGCGGCCATGCGCGGATCGGTGATGAAGGAGAGGGTCTCGCGCAGTCCCGGCCCGGAATGCGTCAGGGCTGGGCCCTTGCGCTGGGGAGCGTGCTCCCGGGGCAGGGTGCGCCAGAGGACGATGCCGGTCAGAAACATGAGGGCGGCCGCAACCTGGAAGGCCCCCGCATACCCCAGGCGGTCGGCGATGAGGCCGCCGCTGGCGCTGCCGCACAGGGCTCCGGCAAAGAGCCCGGCGAAGACTGCGGCCAGGTTGCCGGCCCGCTGGTCCGGGCGGGAGTGGGCCAGGACAAAGAGTTGGGCGGAGAGATTGAGCAGACCGTATCCGGATCCGGCCAAGCCGCGCGAAGCGATGTAGAGAAAGGGATCCGCGCTCAGGCCGCTGGCCAGATTGCCCAGAGTGACCAAGGATACGCCTGTGAGCAGCAAAGGCCGCCAGCCCGAACGCTCGCTCCAGAAACCGCCGAGCATGATGGCCAGTCCGACCATGAACATCTCAAAAGAGACGGGCAGGCTCATGACCACGTCCGGAGGCAAGCCCAGCAGATCCGGGCTGAGTTCCCCAAGGCGCAGGGGCACGAAGGACAAGGACAGGTCGATGGCGAACATGCAGACGAAGATGATGGGACGCATGAACCCGGCCGAGGTGGACAGGGGCCTGGGGTCATCGAGTCTTCGACGCTCTTCGCGCATGACCAGAAGGTTGACCAGCTCCATCAGGAAGAGAATGGCGACCACGGTCATGGTCAGGGTGTCCAGCGTGATGGCCCTGATGTTCGCGGCCACGGATTTCGAGGACATGAGCACGCGCACAACGCCCGCCTTGAAGGGGACGTCGGTGGTCAGGGCTGTTTCTTCCACGCGCAGCCAGTCCGCGTCATTCATGCCGCCCCGGGCATCGGCCGCATGGAGGCGGGTTTTGTCCGCGTTGAGGATGGCCAGCCCCTGGGCTTCGGGCAGAAGTCGCTGCAGGCTTGCCAGGTGCTCCGTGATAGGGGGAAGCTGGTTCAGGCTCAGGCCCAGGTCCAGCAGGTGATCGAGTTCACCTCCAAGATGTCGTCCCAGCTGTTCCGCAACGTTGTCCAGGTGGCTCTCGTTCATGTCTCGCAGCGGGGCCAGCATGGCTGCGGCGAAAAGGAGCTGCCCCGCCACCAGAGGCAGGACGAGGCTCGCGTAGATGCGTTTTTTCGGGAAGGCGCCTCCCGGCAAGGGCGCAGTCCGAACCGTCAGGGCCAGGACGGTCAGGAGCAGGGCCGCCGCAGCGGTAATGCCGCCCAGGAGGCGGACATTGTCCCGCAGCACACTCCAGACCTGTTCCGAGCGCCGCTGGTCATCCATGCCCAGGACTACGTGACCCACGGCGCGTCCTTCACGGTCTTTCAGTGGACTGGCCAGCCAGAGGCTTCCGTCTTTTGAGAATTCGACGATGTCGCCGCGCACGGTGTCATGTTCCGCCGGAAGATGGAAAACGCTGTTTCGGGGGCGTCCCCATCCTTCCAGTACTCGACCGCCGGCCCCCAGAACGAGCAGGGTGTCCGAGGCCGTATCCTTATAGGCGGTCAGAATCTGGCCGAGGCGCTGGACGCGCTCCGGTGTCTTGCCCAGGCGGGTCATGAGTCCGAGGCGGTGTCCCAGCTCTTCGCATGTCAGGGCCTGCACGGCCAGCATGGGTTTGACGTATTGTTTGTGCAAGGCCGAGAGGACCAGCACGCCGTATAGCACTTGGGCGCACAGCAGCGCGGCCAGGCCGCCGAGCAAAAATGGCAGCCGACTCCGACGTTGTGCGATGGAGCCGGGTCTGGGACCGGGGGCTGTGCTCATCGGGCCAGGTCAGGGATCTGCTGATGGATTTCGTCGACGGCGGCCAGGATTTCGAAGGGCGGATTCCAGCCGATGAGCATGGCCATCTTCAGATTGATGGCCAGACCCAGCGGGCCTTCGAAGATCTGGTTCACATCGCGCGGCTTGGTGCCGTCAAGAACTTTGGCCACGGCATTGGCCTCAAAGAGCCCCACGTCGTCGAAGTTCGTCTGGGCCAGGCTCATGAGCACGCCGAGTCTGGTCTCGCCTGGCCCGCTTTGGGAAAAGGAGGGGATGCCGGCGGCGATGATGGGCTGCAGCAGTTCTCTGATGCGGTGGCCTTGCATGCCCGTGTTGACGGTCAGGTAGATGGCGTCGCACCGTGTGCTCAGGCTCTCCACGCAGCTCCGCAGGTTTTCAAAGGACTGGTCCAGATCCGGGAGGTTCAGCGTGGTGGTACAGGATACCAGTTCGATGCCCAGTTCCCGCGCGGCTTTCTCCACGGCGGGAATCCCGCTGGAACTGCGGCCGTCGGGGGTGTCCTCGTAGACCACGCCCATGCGCCGGAACTTGAACACGTCGTGGAAAATGGCCACCTGCCGTTCGTAGCGCCCCGGTTCGACCTGGGCGTGGACGTGGTCCAGCCCCGAATCTTCGGCCGAAGCGACGATGCCGGCGTCTACGGCGTCGGTCACGGACATGGAGAAGGTCGGCACCGAGTGTTCGCCTGTGGCCATGTCCTGCCCGGCCCATGTCCCAAAGGCCAAGATGATGTCCACATCACCGCGCTCGTGGATGCGGCGCAGGATGTCGGCCTTGTAGGACGCGCGCAGCTTTTCGTCCCAGTTGGCGCTGTAGTAGCCGTCGGCCAGGAATTCCAGCCTGTCGCCGCCGGCGTTGGCGCACAGCCAATCCCACATTTCCCGCGTGCTTTCGGAGTTTGCGGGTACGGGGACGTCGCCGTTCGCGATGAGCCCCAGCTTGGCCAGTCCATGCACTGTGCCGGCGAATATCTGCTGGTAGTCGGTGTAAGGGCCTCCCTCGACATAGATGACGCGCCATTTTTTCTGGGGATTGGTGGATGCGTCAGCGGACTGCTCGGCCCACGCACGCACAAAGCTCCCTGTCATCAGGATGAAGACCGCGCTCAGCAGAAGGACAGCGGCAAATCCGAAAAGTCGCGGCCAGGGTGATTTTTGACTCGTGGCGACAGACACGGTTGTCTTGGACAGAGAGGGCAGGGGCATGTCTGTTTCCTGGGTTGCATGTGACATGAGCGAAATGCGCTTGAACGAACGGGTCTATGGAGTGCGTCCTGACTACGGGGCTGTCTACGGCAACCTGGGGCCGGGGATCAAGCAGCTTTCCTTGATAAAATCGGAAAGTCCCGGCAAAGCGGGACTTTCCGAGGAGTCTGATGGGCCCGATCAGTTCGGACAGGAGCTGAAGAGTGCGTCCCAGTCGTCGAGTCTGACCACAGGATCGTCGCTGCCGGCACCCTGAATCGTGAAGTCGAGGGACAGGTTGCTCCCAACCTGCTCATTTCCGTC
Protein-coding regions in this window:
- a CDS encoding ATP-binding protein, with amino-acid sequence MNELISLPLMAPLWAKLPHLPPLLRQWGDAPLGQIAASFAENPSGQAGQQTVSSALLAAARSMTAPVLGDAAAGALAQRLSANSSILAANYHGVECFPEMVQAIHFFALGDLASEPVEADIGPVVPVLSCSSVSLQSQTYPRGLMLSRRDAEGIAHVHLPFFPSALQDVMASRSPALTMKQLRAMRALWLHKGRPPLLHWEREAVDAIMDGHVLRPDVLDQPTFSAQVASVNASLCAERYSQARHAKVIYLEMEALVTRLLGQDLEDEGSVMHRILFDPQVRTLILGTLAGVRGCWRTEAINGLALGRTGRAGTVFFWMADEKGRRCPLRLCATPSGKAGLGFGDTCIPLRPAALRDALAAGSIVPSLFTSYMSLTLDHGLRCFGGIFLAEYLPAMIRGVASAMEVAGSPLRVHLPDRCLAALPLTVQIEDMGLRPAGSVELAAAGGLTRAHLNRISQLTLADVLPLSLASWYQDYIPFGERTPGWESALERFASRWNGVTVKPQS
- a CDS encoding MFS transporter; this translates as MLGGLAALLCAQVLYGVLVLSALHKQYVKPMLAVQALTCEELGHRLGLMTRLGKTPERVQRLGQILTAYKDTASDTLLVLGAGGRVLEGWGRPRNSVFHLPAEHDTVRGDIVEFSKDGSLWLASPLKDREGRAVGHVVLGMDDQRRSEQVWSVLRDNVRLLGGITAAAALLLTVLALTVRTAPLPGGAFPKKRIYASLVLPLVAGQLLFAAAMLAPLRDMNESHLDNVAEQLGRHLGGELDHLLDLGLSLNQLPPITEHLASLQRLLPEAQGLAILNADKTRLHAADARGGMNDADWLRVEETALTTDVPFKAGVVRVLMSSKSVAANIRAITLDTLTMTVVAILFLMELVNLLVMREERRRLDDPRPLSTSAGFMRPIIFVCMFAIDLSLSFVPLRLGELSPDLLGLPPDVVMSLPVSFEMFMVGLAIMLGGFWSERSGWRPLLLTGVSLVTLGNLASGLSADPFLYIASRGLAGSGYGLLNLSAQLFVLAHSRPDQRAGNLAAVFAGLFAGALCGSASGGLIADRLGYAGAFQVAAALMFLTGIVLWRTLPREHAPQRKGPALTHSGPGLRETLSFITDPRMAALLFLNIVPGAFVTVCLFQFFVPVSLNQGGASPADIGRVTMIFPLVIVYLGPLFGRIVDRSDRKYRHLALAGLVAAVSVGALMALDGIAAATLAVTLLGLSNAILSNAQGAYALELPATERYGAARAMGLYNVVERLGQVLGPVSLGIIIAVWGRNAGLGVMAIGLAAMSLAFAVASRHQPSRNAELGARP
- a CDS encoding ABC transporter substrate-binding protein, with protein sequence MPLPSLSKTTVSVATSQKSPWPRLFGFAAVLLLSAVFILMTGSFVRAWAEQSADASTNPQKKWRVIYVEGGPYTDYQQIFAGTVHGLAKLGLIANGDVPVPANSESTREMWDWLCANAGGDRLEFLADGYYSANWDEKLRASYKADILRRIHERGDVDIILAFGTWAGQDMATGEHSVPTFSMSVTDAVDAGIVASAEDSGLDHVHAQVEPGRYERQVAIFHDVFKFRRMGVVYEDTPDGRSSSGIPAVEKAARELGIELVSCTTTLNLPDLDQSFENLRSCVESLSTRCDAIYLTVNTGMQGHRIRELLQPIIAAGIPSFSQSGPGETRLGVLMSLAQTNFDDVGLFEANAVAKVLDGTKPRDVNQIFEGPLGLAINLKMAMLIGWNPPFEILAAVDEIHQQIPDLAR